GTCAGCAGAGGGAGCTCAAGCCATCCTTATAATAGCAACGACACCTTTGATTTGAGTGCAGGACTTCCATATCCAAAAGTTGACCCCAAGTAATCCATAATTCACTACCTCAAATCcaaattgtttatatatatacaagttTACTAAATGTTGAGCCAGTGTGTGTACatagtgcatgtttggatttcAGTTCAAAATGCCATGCACCAATTCCAAAATAAAGGTAGGGTCTAGATGCTTTTACAAACTTCATCTTGCTACAAATGTTCGTTTGGAATTGTAAAACAAACATGCACATGATCTTTAGCTTGAGATTGGACACGTCATCCGAACTTCTTATCAGTATTTTGAATATCATTGATTACTGTTGGTTTTGATCATTCTGTTGGTGACATGCCTGCTTCTTTTGTGCATAGTCTTCATTTTGAGCTTCATTAATTTCCTCGTCTTTCTTCTCCAAAGGTTTAgaggagaaaggaaaaaaaagggatAGAAGCCCAAAGAGGTGAACAAATGTTcatgttattataatttaaaggcAATGACAAGGGAATTGGTATTGCGATACAAAGATACATGAAGAAATATGATTCCATGTCCTGTGCgtgtttttaattattctatagAAATTTGGTCATTGTGAAGCACCGTGTGGATGTTCAGggaatttcaaaacaaaataaaaacataatagtGAAAATATATTCGGTTAGTGtggtttaaattgaaaaaaaatatataacttatttttatttgctaaaaatttatcataaacatGACCTATAGTCTTTGTCAAAATATAACTTAGTTATTTTCATTACCATGATTATTATCACGTTGTTATTTCACATTTCTCTCTTATACTACTACACCTTTCCTTTCTAAAAACGGTATTGCAACCCAGAAGACAGAAGGGTCCTTCTCTCCAAATCAAGAGCACAAACTACGGCAACTATGCGTACATAGAGTAGTTACGTATACGTATACTAACATCAAATCAATGAACGGAAGCAACCGTTGAGTTCTTGATCTTCATGTTTATTGGGACCaccttctcctttatctttgtATTCAGAACGAATATAGGAATATGTATAGGGCATAtccaacacttttattttatctgtTCTAGTTAATATCATtagctcaattttttttataaaaaaaattaacaataagcTCAATTCAGCAATCcatatcatttttcaaaaaaaaaatatatcatacttTTGATTCAATCCTataaaaagaattgaaaaattaaattttgtaatttgtaagaTTATCACTAGCCTGAAAGCTATATAGATTTCCAAGATGGAGTTTTTATATATGCTTTGTTGATGTGGAAAGaagttagaaagaaaaaaaaaaggacaaaagaaATTGGataggagataaaaaaaaaaaaagagtagaaaatgaataaatttttagattatctaaattaaaaaacagaagagaaattagaaaatgtatataagttttttctcgatttttgttgttggataaaaagtaaaaaagaacaatattttcatataaatatatatttgacttaatataaaatactaataaataatgtaaacaaatattaaaaaattaaaaattagtattcAGTATTATTAAcacttaaattataaatatatttttaaatgaaataaataatttatcattagTCATTGATATTTcatgtttgaaataaacttaagtttaaaggaataaagatatttattcttttgtaataaataaatatcaaataaaattaaaaggataaaatatgtttgtttttttttaaacatcttTGAAGTgtgattttagtctttttacaaataaacttgtacattctttttctttaattttgaaatacatTACTTGTGATCCTTGTATAAACCCCTTTTCGTCTCTATGTAATGAGTTGTATAAAACATTTCCAGGAAATTAGTCTATGATACCAAAAAAGCGGAAAACAGAGCCGAAAGTCTTCTACCTGGCTGAGTTGTAATATGTTAGTACAAACTTAAATCTCCATCTTAAATGCCGAAGAAATTAATTCTATTTATAATACTGTGGTAAGTAAATCTCAATGATGGGCATTAATACTATACTTGGTTACAAAGTAATCAAATTTCACCTTCACTAGGACATGCTTGGGCTAATTTTTTAAGGTTTTCaatgatcataaccagttttgtgTTAAATCGATTGACAAAGCACTTGGGCAGCCATCCTGCAGGATCCAACTGAAAGAAAACAAAGCCATGAGCAAGAAAGCAACCTTCTAATTCTGTTTGTGGAGAAGAAACGTATGAATATTAATTACCTGAACAACATAAGTGACCACACATGAATCATCTTCAAGCTTCTCTACCACCCACCCTGACTGTAGCAACAGTCCTCTGATTGCATTACTTTGCTCCGGATGTAACCCTGCAGCTATTTCCTTTGGCAGTGAAGCAACTGCTACCACCTATAACACCCAGTTAACATTTTGTTCCATGATTTGAAGACACAACACCAACGGCTTGTTCagataaataaatacttatagGATAAGAAGATAAATGGGTTTTCcccataaattaaaatcaacttattctCCCGACACTGAAGTGCATTAGTTGAACTCAAtgcatttatctttttcaataaGTGCTTATGCAGGACCTAAGTTGTGCTTGATGTCATTTTTAGTACTAACCAAGGTGCCATCTTCCATAGTCTCACGCCGCTCATAGACAATGAATTCTCTATTCCTGAAGAGAGGCTTGGAGTTATCACCAAACCTAAGACGAATTATGCTGAGGTTGTCTTGAAGATCTTTTATGTACCTGGCTTCCACCAGATCAGAGTCCCATTGCTggcttaataaaataatagaaaaaccaAGATCAGAATTTATGTAATCAATAATTAACCATTCTGtagttccaaaaataaaaaattcaaatcaaacctCCGTGACAAGGAACAAGCATGTAACGTAATGTACAAAGAGGAGGAATAAACAATTAAGAAAGTAAAAGACAAGGCATCGTGCAATTTTTTGTCATTCCTATGGATGTCAGccacaaactaaaaaaaaaggtagGATTAAGGACAATGCTTGAGAcaaaagttttgttttcaacatGCTGGATGGGAATCTAATCCTCTTAAACACTCCTAGCTAGCTACTATCTATGGTTTCACCTCCATTAGAAAATTGATATTCACCTTTGCAGCATCAATGGCATTGGCCACTGTTATGAACTGTTGGGGAGAGACAGCTCTAAGAACCCAACGGCTGCGAAACGTGTGGAGTGAGCCTGACCTGCGTTTTGATATCTCCACTCCATTGTCAAGAGTGAGCATCTTCCATCCATCATTGCCATTTCCTTTGTTTGTGTCCGAAGCTGCCAATAACTCTTGTACGCAGCTTTCACTCGCAAACTGCACATACCTTCTTAGGGAGTCCTCACTTATTGACCTTTAACAGAATCATGGGGAGGGTTTTATTAAGTTATAGGTCAAAGAAAATTCATAATAAGATTGAACAAAACTATCGAACACCAAGTCGCCTACTAGGTCACtctctaaaacaaatatttctCATGAGAAATCAAAATGCTTAGTTAGTTTAGTTTTGGTATTCACCAGGATCGGCTGCAAGGTGCAGGACTGCTGCTCATTGTGGCTGGAACGAGGGTATCAATTGCCTGCAGGTGTTGAACTATTTAAGACAATAAAACACTTGGTAAACTGAAAGGTACGtacacatatttatatatatatgcgtgTGTAAAGGGAGAGGGTTGTGTGATGATATATGAGTGGTTTACAGAGAGGTTGAGAAGTGCAAAATAATAAGAAGTGGGCAGAGGTGATTGCTGCACATGCAGTGCCAGAAGAACCTTACATGATTAGAGCAAtaaccctctctctctctagatAAAAGAtagattcttttttcttccaaaaaagCAGCAAGAACAAGGCTAGGAAATATGATGCACATGGAGTGTTGGTGGCTTTTGGGAGAGGAACAAAacataggaaaagaaaaatacaagaaCTTCATTTCATCCACACTGATATATAGCAaagcaaagaaagaatataGGATTAGAGAGCAAAGCTAGGAATTTGCTATACCATGCATAGGAATTTTGGAGCTAGAAAGACATATTCATCATATCATATGGTGTATGGTTAGTGAACAAAAAAGTGTATTATATTCTTCTCCAAAAGACAATCCCTACCACTTTGGAATTCTTAGGCCCCAGTCACGTGTCATGATAGTTGATAGAGCTGGATTGCATTTCAAACAGCAAGGCAGGCAGAACCGGTCCCAATGAACTCTTTGGCACGGTATTTGGGATTGTCCTTAGCGTAACGTTAGGTGTAGTACCAACAACTAACTTCCCATTCTATTAGCATTTCACCAAAAACTTCTTTGCTACACTCTACACtctttggtttttattttattatactacATACATGTTTCTGATATGTCACAAGACTTCTGTTGAATTCCACGTGCTCTAGTTTGTGGAGCAGTTAAAGACGGAAGCGGGCGGGGACTGCTCCTTTTTCACACATTTAACAAAGTGACAACAATGTTACCCTATGATAAGTGATGTGCATGTGTCTCTCAAAAGTATAATCAAAGGAAGGAAATTGATCATTTTAGATACTCCTTCTATAATCACATTACATTCATTATTACACCCACcttatcaaatatataaataaagtagtgattatttttatttgaactaAGCTGAGTATAATGCAACCCTAAAAGTAAATTCAATTAAGAAGGATTGCTTAAATCTTATaagaacattttaattaatacacCCAATTAGAGTGAAACCTGACTAAACTTTGATGACAAAGCCCAAATTTTTAGCCTCCTCCCTGAATCTTGTGAGGAGAACTATCATGCATACATACTATGGCAATTTAATAGATCAACAGtacacataatttttattaaagcgGAACAGAATTTTATGTAACATGTGACAACTGTAAACTGAAAATACAAAATGGTATACGGCAGCT
This region of Glycine max cultivar Williams 82 chromosome 7, Glycine_max_v4.0, whole genome shotgun sequence genomic DNA includes:
- the LOC100812234 gene encoding START domain-containing protein 10 isoform X1, whose translation is MKFLYFSFPMFCSSPKSHQHSMCIIFPSLVLAAFLEEKRIYLLSREREGYCSNHAIDTLVPATMSSSPAPCSRSWSISEDSLRRYVQFASESCVQELLAASDTNKGNGNDGWKMLTLDNGVEISKRRSGSLHTFRSRWVLRAVSPQQFITVANAIDAAKQWDSDLVEARYIKDLQDNLSIIRLRFGDNSKPLFRNREFIVYERRETMEDGTLVVAVASLPKEIAAGLHPEQSNAIRGLLLQSGWVVEKLEDDSCVVTYVVQLDPAGWLPKCFVNRFNTKLVMIIENLKKLAQACPSEGEI
- the LOC100812234 gene encoding START domain-containing protein 10 isoform X2, which encodes MAIDTLVPATMSSSPAPCSRSWSISEDSLRRYVQFASESCVQELLAASDTNKGNGNDGWKMLTLDNGVEISKRRSGSLHTFRSRWVLRAVSPQQFITVANAIDAAKQWDSDLVEARYIKDLQDNLSIIRLRFGDNSKPLFRNREFIVYERRETMEDGTLVVAVASLPKEIAAGLHPEQSNAIRGLLLQSGWVVEKLEDDSCVVTYVVQLDPAGWLPKCFVNRFNTKLVMIIENLKKLAQACPSEGEI